Proteins found in one Phycodurus eques isolate BA_2022a chromosome 18, UOR_Pequ_1.1, whole genome shotgun sequence genomic segment:
- the LOC133417309 gene encoding thyroxine 5-deiodinase-like, which translates to MHDSGGVQLARALQLAALFLLLVPRFLAAAVTLWLLDFLCIRRKVLLQMGARPHSADDPPLRVSDSNRMFTLESLRAVWYGQKLDLLKSARLGRAAPNTEVVLVPERRPLRILDCVRGARPLVLNFGSCSUPPFMTRLTAFQRVVSQYADIADFVVVYIEEAHPADGWVSSDAPYQILKHRCLEDRLSAAHLMLARVPGSSVVVDNMDNSSNAAYGAYFERLYVVRERRVVYQGGRGPEGYRISELRKWLEQYRRDMSARPVLQA; encoded by the coding sequence ATGCACGACTCCGGAGGTGTGCAGCTGGCTCGGGCTCTGCAGCTCGCCGCCCTCTTTCTGCTCCTGGTGCCCCGCTTCCTCGCCGCGGCCGTCACGCTGTGGCTCCTGGACTTCCTGTGCATCCGGCGCAAGGTGCTGCTCCAGATGGGCGCGCGCCCGCACAGCGCCGACGACCCGCCGCTGCGCGTCTCCGACTCCAACCGCATGTTCACGCTGGAGTCGCTGCGGGCCGTCTGGTACGGCCAGAAGCTGGACCTGCTCAAGTCGGCGCGGCTGGGACGCGCGGCGCCCAACACGGAGGTGGTGCTGGTGCCCGAGCGCCGCCCGCTGCGCATCCTGGACTGCGTGCGCGGCGCGCGGCCGCTCGTCCTCAACTTCGGCAGCTGCTCCTGACCGCCCTTCATGACGCGCCTGACCGCCTTCCAGCGCGTCGTCAGCCAGTACGCAGACATCGCCGACTTCGTGGTGGTCTACATCGAGGAGGCGCATCCGGCCGACGGCTGGGTGAGCTCGGACGCCCCCTACCAGATCCTCAAGCACCGCTGCCTGGAGGACCGGCTGAGCGCGGCGCACCTGATGCTGGCCCGGGTGCCCGGCAGCAGCGTGGTGGTGGACAACATGGACAACTCGTCCAACGCCGCCTACGGAGCGTACTTCGAGAGACTCTACGTCGTGCGCGAGCGGAGGGTGGTTTACCAGGGTGGCCGGGGCCCGGAGGGCTACCGGATCTCGGAGCTCAGGAAGTGGCTGGAACAGTACCGGAGGGACATGAGCGCCCGTCCGGTGCTGCAAGCCTAA